In the Rhizophagus irregularis chromosome 8, complete sequence genome, one interval contains:
- a CDS encoding uncharacterized protein (SECRETED:cutsite_VLS-DC; SECRETED:prob_0.8342); SECRETED:SignalP(1-27), whose amino-acid sequence MNMLRFNGFKCLLVLSILCYLTHPVLSDCRDATFDVNFDYFPDKVYFDNDIGTSNSGFNVTYHNNYVILTNKHTSETYVLYCTATQPAVAAATNYIQVPVTNVVVSDRSFISFLEILGEEKTSLKYVDDKKTITSPCLQKYNYLYDNFNYANTSLVSSVDVIFTNKPSNTGGKYVTISYDEDTPALQKAEWIKYMSLFFNKTAIANEAFDKIRSNYFCHLDNLSKVPNETKKSIAWVSLESDKTFTIKSSSFYPNVTSDAAAFLLNPQITTDLSVDDLKQYISGAYIVIDMSDLITQYSTLDAWKNLFGYNQTSDLPRFLKEKLLFRTHKLLNSNGNDDWSESSASRPDLILQDLIAIQYPSYQKDYVVNWFNKFAETGDEVVISADKCNDATFGLPKTDFGTCVPTKFLGDGRNNSGIQIMDVGRNEGDDNHNKDGDSINNDKKENKVKPGVIIAVSLVGSLLLLGLGAVLLAVSRRKYRERFVKLRDEPVVQMDSVKEVKEVKV is encoded by the exons atgaatatgttACGTTTTAATGGGTTTAAATGCCTTTTGGTACTTTCGATATTGTGTTATTTAACACATCCTGTTTTATCTGATTGTCGTGATGCTACATTTGATGTAAATTTCGACTATTTTCCTGATAAAGTTTATTTCGATAATG ACATAGGAACGAGCAACTCCGGATTTAATGTGACTTACCACAATAATTACGTTATTCTCACTAATAAACATACTTCTGAAACATATGTTCTATATTGTACCGCAACTCAGCCTGCTGTAGCTGCTGCCACCAATTATATTCAAGTTCCAGTGACAAATGTTGTAGTTTCTGATCGAagttttatttcatttttagag ATTCTAGGGGAAGAAAAAACATCATTAAAATAtgttgatgataaaaaaactattaccTCTCCCTgcttacaaaaatataattatttatatgataatttcaATTATGCAAATACATCTTTAGTTTCAAGTGTCGACGTCATATTTACGAACAAACCTTCAAATACAGGAGGAAAATATGTTACAATTTCTTATGATGAAGACACTCCGGCGTTACAG AAAGCCGAATGGATTAAATACATGTCactcttttttaataaaactgctATTGCTAATGAAGCTTTCGATAAAATTAGAAGCAATTATTTTTGTCACTTGGATAATCTTTCTAAAGTAccaaatgaaacaaaaaagtCAATTGCTTGGGTGTCCCTCGAAAGTGATAAAACTTTCACCATTAAATCATCTTCATTTTATCCAAATGTTACTTCGGATGCAG ccGCTTTTCTCTTGAATCCCCAGATAACAACTGATCTTTCGGTTGACGATTTAAAACAATACATTTCTGGAGCATACATTGTAATTGATATGTCAGATCTTATTACACAATATAGTACACTTGATGCATGGAAAAATCTCTTTGGATATAATCAAACATCAGATCTTCCAAgatttcttaaagaaaaacttttattCCGTACTCACaagttattaaattctaatgGAAATGACGATTGGTCGGAAAGTTCTGCATCTCGACctgatttaatattacaagATTTGATAGCTATACAATATCCATCATATCAGAAAGATTACGTTGTTAATTGGTTTAATAAATTCGCTGAAACTGGAGATGAAGTCGTTATTTCAGCAGATAAGTGTAATGACGCTACTTTCGGTTTACCAAAAACTGATTTTGGAACTTGTGTGCCAACTAAATTCCTTGGTGATGGTAGAAACAATAGTGGAATTCAAATCATGGATGTTGGTAGAAATGAAGGTGatgataatcataataaagatGGTGACAGTATTAATAACGATAAGAAGGAAAATAAAGTGAAGCCTGGTGTTATTATTGCAGTATCTTTGGTAGGATCTTTATTACTACTTGGTCTTGGAGCTGTGTTATTAGCAGTTTCAAGAAGAAAATACAGAGAaagatttgttaaattaagaGATGAACCAGTAGTTCAGATGGATAGTGTAAAAGAAGTAAAGGAAGTAAAAGTTTAA